Proteins encoded in a region of the Pseudomonas sp. GOM7 genome:
- a CDS encoding KdsC family phosphatase yields the protein MNTLLQRARAVKLAVFDVDGVLTDGRLYFLEDGSEFKTFNTLDGHGIKMLMASGVRTAIISGRKTPVVERRANNLGIQHLFQGREDKLVVLDGLLAELGLSYEQVAYLGDDLPDLPVMRRVGLGMAVASADGFVRQHAHGVTQARGGEGAAREFCELIMRAQGTLDAAQAAYL from the coding sequence ATGAATACCTTGCTGCAGCGTGCCCGCGCCGTGAAACTGGCCGTGTTCGATGTCGACGGCGTGCTCACCGACGGCCGCCTGTACTTTCTCGAAGACGGCAGCGAGTTCAAGACCTTCAACACCCTCGACGGCCATGGCATCAAGATGCTCATGGCCTCGGGCGTGCGCACCGCCATCATCAGCGGGCGCAAGACCCCGGTGGTGGAGCGGCGTGCCAACAACCTCGGCATCCAGCATCTGTTCCAGGGCCGCGAGGACAAGCTCGTGGTACTCGACGGCCTGCTCGCCGAACTCGGCCTAAGCTATGAACAGGTCGCCTATCTGGGCGACGACCTGCCGGATCTGCCGGTCATGCGCCGCGTCGGCCTGGGCATGGCCGTGGCCAGCGCCGACGGTTTCGTCCGCCAGCACGCCCATGGCGTGACCCAGGCGCGTGGCGGCGAAGGCGCTGCGCGCGAATTCTGCGAACTGATCATGCGTGCCCAGGGCACGCTGGACGCGGCTCAAGCCGCTTACCTGTAG
- the lptC gene encoding LPS export ABC transporter periplasmic protein LptC, with protein MPRKALNLLIFALIAVLVGALGYWNIAPETSRTPQQTDSDETIDFYAIGAHTVQFQDDGKLHYRMTADKLEHVKSTDITQVQNPKLDLYRGTNLPWKVTSQRAEVSPGGKEVELIDDVRIARTDAKNRPTIITSSRMTVIPDKEYAQTEQAVRIVAANGVTTAQGMKAYLNDGRMLLLSNVRGQHEVR; from the coding sequence ATGCCACGCAAAGCGCTCAACCTGCTGATATTCGCCTTGATCGCCGTACTCGTCGGCGCACTCGGCTACTGGAACATCGCTCCGGAAACCAGCCGCACGCCGCAACAGACGGACAGCGACGAGACCATCGACTTCTACGCCATCGGCGCGCACACCGTGCAGTTCCAGGACGATGGCAAGCTGCACTACCGCATGACCGCCGACAAGCTCGAGCACGTCAAGAGCACCGACATCACCCAGGTGCAAAACCCCAAACTGGATCTGTACCGCGGCACCAACCTGCCGTGGAAGGTCACCAGCCAGCGCGCCGAGGTATCCCCCGGCGGCAAAGAGGTGGAACTGATCGACGACGTGCGCATTGCCCGTACCGATGCCAAGAACCGCCCCACCATCATCACCAGTAGCCGCATGACCGTAATTCCTGACAAGGAATATGCGCAGACCGAGCAAGCCGTTAGAATCGTCGCGGCCAACGGGGTGACCACGGCACAAGGAATGAAAGCGTACTTGAATGACGGCAGGATGCTCCTGCTGTCCAACGTAAGAGGCCAGCATGAGGTTCGTTAA
- the lptA gene encoding lipopolysaccharide transport periplasmic protein LptA: MRFVNTLPLILSLGAAFGSAAAWALPSDRDQPIRIQADTAELDDKQGVAVYRGDVIITQGTLKITGDTVTITQTASGDIDVFTSVGNLAYYEQKPAVDKEIVKAYGKTIQYFASNERIVLIDQAKVIQEGNTFEGEKIVYDTRRQIVNAGRATGNNVSVPRPRIDMVIQPKNKPADQQQ; this comes from the coding sequence ATGAGGTTCGTTAACACCCTCCCCCTGATTCTCAGCCTCGGCGCCGCATTTGGAAGCGCGGCCGCCTGGGCTCTGCCCTCCGATCGCGACCAGCCGATCCGCATCCAGGCCGATACCGCCGAACTGGATGACAAGCAGGGCGTGGCGGTCTATCGCGGCGACGTGATCATCACTCAGGGCACCCTGAAGATCACTGGCGACACCGTGACCATCACCCAGACCGCCAGCGGCGACATCGACGTGTTCACCTCGGTCGGCAACCTCGCCTACTACGAGCAGAAGCCCGCCGTGGACAAGGAAATCGTCAAAGCCTACGGCAAGACCATCCAGTACTTCGCCAGCAACGAACGCATCGTACTGATCGACCAGGCCAAGGTGATCCAGGAAGGCAATACCTTCGAGGGCGAGAAGATCGTCTACGACACCCGCCGCCAGATCGTCAACGCAGGACGCGCCACCGGCAACAACGTCAGCGTGCCGCGTCCGCGCATCGACATGGTCATCCAACCCAAGAACAAACCCGCGGATCAACAGCAGTAA
- the lptB gene encoding LPS export ABC transporter ATP-binding protein, whose amino-acid sequence MAILKAQHLAKSYKGRQVVRDVSLNIESGQIVGLLGPNGAGKTTCFYMIVGLVQADQGRVLIDDLDVSHQPMHGRARAGIGYLPQEASIFRKLSVADNIMAILETRKDLDRAGRQAELENLLQEFHIHHISGNLGMSLSGGERRRVEIARALATNPKFILLDEPFAGVDPISVGDIKQIIHHLKTKGIGILITDHNVRETLDICETAYIVNDGQLIAEGDAETILANQTVKEVYLGHEFRL is encoded by the coding sequence ATGGCCATTCTCAAAGCCCAACACCTGGCCAAGAGCTACAAGGGCCGCCAGGTCGTACGCGACGTCAGCCTGAACATCGAGAGCGGCCAGATCGTCGGTCTGCTCGGCCCCAACGGTGCCGGCAAGACCACCTGCTTCTACATGATCGTCGGCCTGGTGCAGGCCGACCAGGGACGTGTGCTGATCGACGACCTCGACGTCAGCCACCAGCCCATGCATGGTCGTGCCCGCGCCGGCATCGGCTACCTGCCGCAGGAAGCCTCGATCTTCCGCAAGCTGTCGGTGGCCGACAACATCATGGCCATCCTCGAAACGCGCAAGGATCTCGACCGCGCCGGGCGCCAGGCGGAGCTGGAGAACCTGCTGCAGGAATTCCACATCCACCACATCTCAGGCAACCTGGGCATGAGCCTGTCCGGTGGTGAACGACGCCGCGTGGAAATCGCCCGCGCCCTGGCCACCAACCCCAAGTTCATCCTGCTCGACGAACCCTTCGCCGGTGTCGACCCGATCTCCGTGGGCGACATCAAGCAGATCATCCATCACCTCAAGACCAAGGGTATCGGCATTCTCATCACCGATCACAACGTACGCGAGACCCTGGACATCTGCGAAACGGCCTACATCGTCAACGATGGCCAACTGATTGCCGAAGGCGACGCCGAGACCATCCTCGCCAACCAGACGGTGAAAGAGGTTTATCTGGGCCACGAGTTCCGTCTGTAA
- a CDS encoding RNA polymerase factor sigma-54, translating into MKPSLVLKMGQQLTMTPQLQQAIRLLQLSTLDLQQEIQEALESNPMLERQEDGDDFDNSDPMADGAESAAPAPSKEESYQEATPTVDNLEEGEWGERIPNELPVDTAWEDIYQTSASSLPSNDDDEWDFTTRTSSGESLHSHLLWQLNLAPMSDKDRLIAATLIDCINNDGYLEETLEEVTESFDPELDVELDEVEVVLHRIQQFEPAGIGARDLRECLLLQLRQLPASTPWLNDTQRLVSEHLELLGSRDYAQLMRRTKLKEDELKQVIELIQRLNPRPGSQIESSEPEYVVPDVIVRKHNGRWLVELNQEAMPRLRVNAQYAGFVKRADSSADNTFMRNQLQEARWFIKSLQSRNETLMKVATQIVEHQRGFLDYGDEAMKPLVLHDIAEAVGMHESTISRVTTQKFMHTPRGIYELKYFFSSHVSTSEGGECSSTAIRAIIKKLVAAENAKKPLSDSKIAGLLEAQGIQVARRTVAKYRESLGIAPSSERKRLM; encoded by the coding sequence ATGAAACCATCGCTAGTCCTCAAGATGGGCCAGCAGCTGACGATGACCCCGCAGCTGCAACAGGCCATCCGCCTCCTCCAACTGTCGACTCTGGATCTGCAACAGGAAATTCAGGAGGCGCTGGAATCCAACCCCATGCTCGAGCGCCAGGAAGACGGCGACGACTTCGACAACAGCGACCCGATGGCCGACGGCGCCGAAAGCGCTGCTCCCGCGCCGAGCAAGGAAGAGAGCTACCAGGAAGCCACTCCGACGGTTGATAACCTGGAGGAAGGCGAGTGGGGCGAACGCATTCCCAACGAGCTGCCGGTCGATACCGCCTGGGAAGACATCTACCAGACCAGCGCCAGCAGCCTGCCAAGCAACGACGATGACGAGTGGGACTTCACCACCCGCACCTCCAGCGGCGAGAGCCTGCACAGCCACCTGCTCTGGCAACTGAACCTCGCGCCCATGTCGGACAAGGATCGGCTGATCGCCGCCACCCTGATCGACTGCATCAACAACGATGGCTACCTCGAAGAAACCCTCGAGGAAGTGACCGAGTCCTTCGACCCGGAATTGGACGTCGAACTGGACGAAGTGGAAGTGGTGCTGCACCGCATTCAGCAGTTCGAGCCGGCCGGCATCGGCGCCCGCGACCTGCGCGAGTGCCTGCTGCTGCAACTGCGCCAACTCCCGGCCAGCACGCCCTGGCTCAACGACACCCAGCGCCTGGTCAGCGAACACCTGGAACTGCTCGGCAGCCGCGATTACGCCCAGCTCATGCGCCGCACCAAGCTCAAGGAAGACGAGCTCAAGCAGGTCATCGAGCTGATCCAGCGCCTCAATCCGCGCCCGGGCTCGCAGATCGAATCCAGCGAGCCGGAATACGTGGTGCCGGACGTCATCGTGCGCAAGCACAACGGCCGCTGGCTGGTGGAGTTGAACCAGGAAGCCATGCCGCGCCTGCGCGTCAATGCGCAGTACGCCGGCTTCGTCAAACGCGCCGATTCCAGCGCCGACAACACCTTCATGCGCAACCAGTTGCAGGAGGCGCGCTGGTTCATCAAGAGCCTGCAGAGCCGCAACGAGACCCTGATGAAGGTAGCCACGCAGATCGTCGAGCACCAACGCGGCTTTCTCGACTATGGCGACGAGGCGATGAAGCCCCTGGTGCTGCACGACATCGCCGAGGCGGTGGGCATGCACGAGTCGACCATCTCGCGCGTCACCACGCAGAAATTCATGCATACCCCGCGTGGCATTTACGAGCTGAAATACTTCTTCTCCAGCCACGTCAGCACCTCCGAAGGCGGCGAATGCTCGTCGACGGCGATTCGCGCCATCATCAAGAAACTGGTGGCCGCGGAAAACGCGAAAAAGCCGTTGAGCGACAGCAAGATCGCTGGTTTACTGGAGGCACAAGGCATCCAAGTCGCCCGTCGCACGGTGGCCAAGTACCGTGAATCCCTCGGTATCGCCCCCTCCAGCGAACGCAAGCGACTGATGTGA
- the hpf gene encoding ribosome hibernation-promoting factor, HPF/YfiA family → MQVNISGHQLDVTDALRDYIGEKLGRLERHFDKITNVQVIMEVEKLKQKIEATLHVAGGEVVANAEHNDMYAAIDLLADKLDRQLIKHKEKQLDRLQGATAR, encoded by the coding sequence ATGCAAGTCAACATCAGTGGACATCAGCTGGATGTGACCGACGCCCTGCGTGACTACATCGGCGAGAAACTCGGCCGACTGGAACGCCACTTCGACAAGATCACCAATGTTCAGGTGATCATGGAGGTCGAAAAGCTCAAGCAGAAGATCGAAGCCACCCTTCACGTTGCTGGCGGTGAGGTCGTCGCCAACGCCGAACATAACGATATGTACGCTGCCATCGACCTGCTGGCAGACAAACTCGACCGTCAACTTATCAAGCACAAGGAAAAGCAGCTCGATCGCCTGCAAGGCGCCACAGCCCGCTGA